A window of the Acidobacteriota bacterium genome harbors these coding sequences:
- a CDS encoding glycosyltransferase family 2 protein has translation MIDVVILNWNKRQALLAALDSLFRQSETDFRVIVVDNASTDGSAAAVAAAHQDRIHLVVHDHNLGGTGGFNSGIELARRRENEAVLLLDNDVVLASDALEILISFLRQRPTAGVVGPKTFYKSDPRRIWCCGGVYRPLLAETTHRGGNSMDVGRYGDPAPVGYMPACALLVRRSVIDQVGLMDGRFFIYNDDVDWCLRIRNAGWEIWLEPRARAWHDISYQTTSISPRIAYYSTRNHGLLLSMHGRRWQRWLAAMLIPVILVKRELIFASASRTAGWSHWLALNRAAWQGVRDWQAGRFGEQPYIDR, from the coding sequence ATGATCGATGTGGTGATCCTGAACTGGAACAAGCGGCAGGCGCTGCTTGCAGCGCTCGATTCCCTGTTCCGCCAGAGTGAAACGGATTTTCGAGTGATCGTGGTGGACAACGCCTCCACCGACGGGAGTGCTGCCGCAGTCGCCGCCGCCCATCAGGACCGGATCCATCTCGTTGTTCACGACCACAACCTGGGCGGCACCGGCGGATTCAACTCCGGCATTGAACTTGCGCGCCGACGCGAGAACGAGGCGGTCCTGCTCTTGGACAATGACGTGGTCCTTGCTTCTGACGCGCTGGAAATCCTGATCAGCTTCCTGCGGCAACGGCCAACTGCGGGGGTCGTCGGGCCCAAAACGTTCTATAAATCCGATCCTCGGCGGATCTGGTGCTGCGGCGGTGTCTACCGGCCGTTGTTGGCCGAGACTACCCACAGGGGCGGAAACAGCATGGACGTAGGGCGTTACGGCGACCCCGCACCGGTCGGCTATATGCCGGCTTGCGCCCTGTTGGTGCGACGGTCCGTCATCGACCAGGTCGGCCTGATGGACGGGCGCTTCTTCATCTACAATGACGATGTCGACTGGTGCCTGCGCATTCGCAACGCCGGCTGGGAAATCTGGCTGGAACCCCGGGCCAGAGCATGGCACGATATCAGCTACCAGACGACTTCAATCAGCCCGCGGATTGCCTATTATTCCACCCGAAACCACGGTCTGCTGCTGTCCATGCATGGCCGGCGATGGCAGAGGTGGCTGGCGGCGATGCTCATTCCGGTGATCCTGGTCAAGCGGGAGTTGATCTTCGCGAGCGCCTCCCGGACCGCCGGCTGGTCGCATTGGCTGGCGCTCAATCGGGCGGCCTGGCAGGGAGTCCGCGATTGG